The segment ttctggaaggagGGCGATGAGGGCGTAActgtaaattttgtgtttttttttttttttttttttttaaatgacaatttaAACAAGCTTGTAAGTACCTACGAGACAATCACTTGTCAAACAccttggaggggccggcgctgtggcctggtgggctgagcatccgcctgcagtgccgggatcccatgtgggcgccggttcaagtcccggctgctcctcttccggtccagctctctgctgtggcctgggagagcagtggacgatgacccaagtccttgagcccctgcacccgcgtgggagacccgggtggagctcctgggtttggcctgccATCTCCAACTCGAGGGAGCCCTGGGCTCAGGCCAGTTTGGTGggtgcccattttacaggtagGAAAACTGAGGGGCAAAGAAACAGCTGGGCAGCCAGGGAGCAGCCCCCACTCAGTGAACGAGGCGCAGCGTTCCAGCTGAGCTCCGAGGTGACCTCCACACCAGGGAGCTGTCCACAGGGAGGGGCCCTCAGATACCTCGCAggaaaaaatgagtttatttgggggcaaatcaattttgaaatccgtgtttgagagtgagagtcagagagagagagagagagagagagagagagagagagagaagggcaaagACTGCGAAAGGGCTcggatctgctgcttcactccccacatgccagccacagccagggctgggccaggagccgggagctccatccggggctcccacgtgggtgcaggggcccaaggacctgagccgtcCCCGCCGTCTCCCACAGTGCCCATCAGCGGGGAATGTCAGGgccagagccgggactcgaacccaggctctctgggtAGGCACGGGCGTCTTCATTGCCAGGCTAAGCACCTGCCCTGCATCtcactgggggaggggcagtgactGCCATCTGCCAGCATCTGACTGCAACCACTGGTAAGGTCTGTAGACGAACACgtctgtgtttcaataaaactttatttacaaactCAAGCAGTGGGCCGGACACGGCCCCCGGACCGTCTTTAGCCTGACGCCGTCCCCGGCACATCTTGGGGCAGCACCAGTGGCCCGGGGCCGTCCACGGCTCAGTGTGCTAAGCACAGCTGTCGCCTCCTCCCGTCGCTGGCTGTCCCAGTCCCTTCCACTGCTCCCCTCCACGCCGAAGGGCTGCAGGCTCTTGGAGCGCCgccccgtgcctcagtttccctccctaCCCACCTGGGGGTGAAGACGGCACCAGTCCAAGGGGCTCTGGGTGGCTTCACCCAGAGGTGTTTCCTGGGGTGGCGACAGAGAAGGGGAAGTTGGAGGACGTCTCCCAGgcacgggggggcgggggggggtggtCCGCTCTGGGTCTTGCTAAGCGCTGCCAGGCTGTTCCCCAAACGCAGCCCCGGCTCCACGGCCCTGGAAGGGAACGGGAAGGGTCGCTTCCTCACTGCCAACTGCCCGCCACTTTCTCTTTCCTCGTCTGCGGCCGGAGGTGGAATCCACAAACCTCCACTCCCAGAGGGGTTGGCAGAGACCAGTGCTGGACTCATGGGTAATGCCggcggccggggggggggggggggggactggtgCTGGGCTCACGGGTGACCCCGGCGGCCCACGATGTCGTCGGAActatccagctctggctcctgaccaatGCGGGTCTGGGGCAGGGGGGCGCGGGGCAGGCGGCAGGTGCTCAGCCAAGCGAGCCCTGGGTTGGGTTCCCAGCACCTGGgagtggcctggcccagttctggtcgcTGAGGGCCTCTGGGGAGTGCCCCAGCGGCTGGGCGCCCTTACCGGGAAGGCTGACGGAGCCCCACCCTGTGAACCCTGTGACCGCGAGGGAGGGGCCCccacctggaacttgaaccttCAACTTCCAGAACCACAAACAGGGTAGTGCTGTGTTTATCAGTCCCGGTCTAaggtatttaaaacaatttttacttgaaaggcagagcgaccaagagggagagatggaaacacatagagaggtcttccatccgctgggtcacccccgcaatggccgcagtagccagggctgggctaggacaaagccaggagccaggagctccacccggggCTCCCACGAGGGTGCCGGCGCCCAGGTCCTTctgccatcactgccgcctccccggGGCAGAGGCCGGGACTGGACCTCTGGTAGGGCCGCCAGTGTGGCAGCGGCTTCACCGGCTGTGCCGCTATCCCAGCCCCTCTAGGGTGCGTTGTTATGGCAACATGGACACACACGcacgtgcgcgcgcacacacacacacagcctgtgctCAGCTGCAGGTGAGATTTATTAAGGCAAAGGTGACCAGCGGGGTGGTGACCTGGGTTGGCCAGCAGGGCCCGCAGCCTCACGTCCACCCCGTCCCTGGGAGGCCGCTTCTCCCACCGGGAGCCTGGGTACATTGGCTAAAGGCCGGTCTCTGCGGGCCTTGATGAAGGAAAAGCAGCGGGATCGGACAATGAGAGCCCTGAAGGAACGTTCTAGAACGTTCTAGAAACGTCTTTCGGGTGAGGCTCAGCACAAGCCCCTGGCCGGGGACCCCCAGGTCACTGCCGGAGCCACCGGGACGGGGGGACGGAGCTTCACCTCTGCGTTCACCCTACGCCTTCTCTTCTGGGGCTTTCTCCACGATTCCCGGGGCGAAAGGTCCCACGAGCCACGTGACGGGGCTGTTGTGGGCCACGTACTCGATCATGTGGTCCAGGGCCTCGCGGGCCTTGGCCACACGCTCGCGGCTCTGGGTCAGGACGCTGCCGGACAGGTCCTGGAAGGAGTGGACGGCGGCGAAGGTGGCCTGCAGGTCCTCCACCTGGCGGCGGgccagctgcacctgctcctccaccTGGCTGGGCAGCCCCTGGATGCTGGCCGCCAGGGAGGCACAGGCGCACTGCAGCTGCTGGGTGACACCCCGGAACATGCTCAACGCCCGCGACTCCAcctgctgggggggaggggcgaggTCAGGGCCGAGCGCACGGCCAGCGGGGCTTCGGCACTGGGGGTCAACCGGGCAAGAGCCGCGCCAGCGGCAGAGCCCTGAGGCTGGCTCCGGAGTCTTGGCCCTCTGAGCTCCGGACTAGGCCGCTCAGCCGTGGGGGTGGCCTGTGGCCCAGTGTGTGTCGTCACCGGCGCCAGGGCCTCCGAGATGCGCGGCCCACCATGGCCGGCAgggccagctgctgcctgggcgTCCCCCATCGCAGCACCTGGGTGGAGTGCCGGCCGCTGcgcttctcacccagctccctgggaggcagtctgggtccctgcacccacagagcaGCAGGTGTGCAGTCCCTGGCCCAGGGCGCTGACGGCGCAGCCACCTCGGGAGAGGCCGGGCGGCTCCTCGGCCGGGCAAAGCCAACAGCCGCCACGCCGCACGCAGGCCCCCGAGGCGCGCAAGGACCTACCCGCCGGTGCGTGACCGGCGCGGGGCGTGGCCAGACATGCCAAGGACCCCAACGCCTGGAGACAGACGCACGCACGCAGGCACGCTGGGAGCAGCGCGCTCTGAGCTCGCGGTGGCGTGGAAAGACCACGGGACACCCAGGCCACGCCACGTGGGGCTACACCGACAGGACACGGGGACAGGAAGGGGTCGCGGGCTCGTCAGGGGCCGGGGCTGCTTTTTCTGGGGGAAGAAACGTTCAAAGCGGATCCCGACGCCCTGTGGGTGTGTTCAGAACCGACGAATTGTGCCCTTTACGCTGTATCTGCGCTTTTAACAATCGCTTAtcgtgaaaggcagagctagagagaggtcttccatccacaggttcccAACCCAGATGCGCcaacggccagcgctgggccaggccgagggcaGCAGCCgggagctccacccgggtctcccccgtgggtgcaggggccccagcacgtgggcctcactgctgcccccagggtgcgcAGGCGCAGCGGCTGGGTCAGCCCCGCAGCGGCCAgagcttgaacccaggccctctggggGATGGAGGTGTTGGCCCCCTGCGCCCCAGAGCTGCGCCCCAACTCGCCCAGTCCTGACAACACTCAGGGTCCTACAGCCCACTCGCAGGCCGGGAACGGAGAACGTCGGCCTCTCGCCCAGCGGGGAGCCCACCGGCGGTGCAGTCCTGCGGAGGCGGCAGGCGCGTGGGGGCCAAGTGAGAGCCTGGCGGGGCggcaggggtggaggggacaCTGGGGCCGGGGGAGCCGGGTTCCAGACTCCAGAGAGGCGAGAGCCAGCTCGCATGTGGCAGGTCAGAGTCTTGGGGTTGCGAGGATGCCCTTAGCCCAGGGCAGACAGCAAGGCGGAGTAgtggtggtggtcgtggtggGGGAAGGGCGAAGTCGGGGCCCCGCCCACCTAGGTcacgccccgcccccgcaggtACCTCCGGCGTGGCCGCGTCCTCCGGGCCCGGCAGCGGCCTCTCACTGAATCCCACGCACAGCTGCCGAAGCCGCTCCTGGCCCTCTGCGAGCCTCTGGTCCACTCCGAGCTTCATGGTCTCCACCTGCGGCCGAGCGCGGGGCAGTGAGGGGCAGGGGCTCCCGGGGGCGGCCCAGGGCCCCCacgccctgggggtggggccagaAAGCCTCCTTTTAAAATCCGacttgtctccctctccctctccccctctctccgacgctgcatttcaaataaacatcttttaaaaacaggggAGGGCGAGGAGGCACGGTCCGGGGAGGCGGCCGGGCTGTGCCCTGATGCGGGGCCGCAGCTCCCCTGCAGGATGCCCCGGAGTCTGCAGGGGTGAAGTCAGACGTTGCTGTGGGTGCAGAAACTCCTGGGAACCCGTGCCCTCCGGGGGTCTTCGAACAAAGCCCAAGAAAACGCAAACGACGGAAAACAAACCCAGCCGGGGTCTCAGCTCGCTGGAGCTGTCCCAGCATCTCTGCGCACCCAGGCTCCGGGAGCTGCGGGCGCCGCCAGGGCCTGGACTCCCGCCGTCCAGCCTGGGGGGGCGCGGACAGCAGGGCCGTTCCTTAGGCTGCCTTGGCTGTGACACATCGTGGCCAAGTcacagctgcagccctgggagcccaggTGGACGGagtggagagaggggagtgagccGGGGAGAcctgagtggggggtggggacggggagggagagtggggacggggagcggggagggggagtgagagcgcggaggggagagtggggggtggggattgggaagtggggatgggggagcagggagggggtgtggggagcaaggggcagggagggggagcggggagggggagtgggagcgCGGAGAGTGGGGGGCGGGGATTGggaagtggggagtggggagcagggggcgggagtggggagcagggagcggggaggaggagtggggataggggagtggggagggggagtggggggcggggattgggaagtggggagtggggacgggggagtggggagggggagcggggagggggagtgggagcgCAGAGCGTGGAGgggagagtggggggtggggattgggaagtggggagtggggggtgggggtgaggagccCAGACCAGGGCCTTTGGAGGGGAAGGCTCCCTGCAGTATTGAGGCTGCCACCTcgggccccgcccctgctccctggccccacccccacccagggccccGCCCTGCCTGCCTAGGTCCCTTCcactgcagccccgcccccgtccacccaggcccctcccactgcagccccgcccccgtccacccaggcccctcccactgtAGCCACGCCCGCCCCGCTAcactggccccgcccctgcccgcccagccccgcccgcccgctgcaccggccccgcccccatccgccgaggccccgccccgcctcacCAGGCTGAGCGCCTGCGCCAGCTGCCCCAGCGCCTCCTGCGCCCTCTGCCTGGTGCCCCGCAGCTTGGCCACCGAGTGCTCGTACGCGCGCTGCCGCAGCCTCTCGGAGAGCGAGCCCAGGCGCACGAAGTAGCTCTGctcctgccgctgctgctgcaCCGAGGCCATGTCGAAGCCCTCCAGGGACGTGGCGATGCGGGCTGCGGGGAAGGCGCAGTGGGACTCGCGGGAGCCCGCTCCGGTGCGGGCCCCAGTCTGCCCTGAACTGCACGGCGGGACCAGGGATTCGGAGTCTTGCGGGACTCGGTGGCCTTGGGTGGGCGTGAGGTCAGTCCTGCCCGCCTCCACGTGCACCACCACGCATGCTCCTCGCGGACGCCCCTCGGTGTGACCCCGGGGGCCACCAGATGCCCCAACCCCTTGTTAGAACTGACAGCAGGTGCTGACCCGCACGCATAGGGCGGCGCGGTGAGCAAGGCTGCAGGCGGGGGGTGAGTTCTGGAAACTGGAGGGCTGACTACCGCCCACGCTGCTTTCCAGCCCCaggagtggggccggtgctgaggcgcTCGGTTAAGCCTCCCCAGGCCCGGGAGCGGAGGGCGgtgccctgggccagcctgggggcGGTGGGCGgtgccctgggccagcctggggggCGGTGGGCGGTGCCCTGGgccaggcggggggggggcagtgggcggtgccctgggccaggcgggggtgggggggaggctgcCCGCGGGGAGGCTGCCCGCAGTGCCCAGGGCCGGCTGCTCAGCCAGCTCCATCCCCCGCCTGGGCCGCCGCTCCCAGGTGCTCAAGCCCCAGACCTCCCTTCTGGCGCCTGGGGCCCGGCAGGGGCCAGGTTCACGGTCGGGGAGGAGCCCCGGGAACCCCACTTTGAAAACTCAGAGGTCCCGAGCTGACGACCACCCCTAAACCATTGACAGCAGGgcgccagtgccagccccagagaacGGGAGACCCTCCCTGGGGCTCCTCCAAGCCTTTAAAGTCTCCCCAGCAACCCGGGCCGCGGCCTCTGCCCTCGTGGGACTTGAGACCCCCTCCCCAGTCTGGAGTGAATGGCAGGGAAGAGGGCGGGACTTTGAGCCACTTCCGCATTGGGTGGATGACGTCGTGGGGTGGAGCCCTCGGGAGAACCCTGGTGGTCTGTTAGGACAGGCACCTGCGTGGCCAAGGGAGGCCCTGGCCAGAGCCTGCACTCCAGGCCGCTGAGCGCACGTGGGCACGCACCGGGGCTCCGGCTGCTCAAGGACTCTCTCCCGCtttttcctctccctgccccgTCGGGTCGGCACCCACCCGGCTCTACCTGCCTCCCTGCTGACCCTCAGCACCCTGATGGACACTGGCTGTCCCACATGTCCCCGGGGCTGgctgcctcccacctcctccacaGCGAGGCAGGAGGCCCGCGTGCCGCAGCAGGGCCAGCCAGAGGCTGAGAGGACGGAGCAGGGCAGGCGAGGGCTGGGCGAGGACCTGAATCTGGCTGGGAGGCAGGTGGGCGCAGGTGCTCAAGGCGCCCTCTGCTGGTGAGGACGGGGTGGTGGAAGCAGGGCAGGGGCCACACTCACCCAGTTCGGCATCCGTCATGGGCAGGTGGTTGTCCACCCATGCCTCCGACTTGCCCAGCACCGTGTCCACCCCGCTCAACACCATCTGGCCCACGCGGGAGTCCATGACGGAGTGCACGCCGCTGGCCACCACGGACCTGGTCCTGTCCACGCCGCTCTGCACGGCGTCACGGGTGGCGTCCACCGCCTCTGTCACCCGCGTGGCCACGGAGTCCTTGGCGCTGGCCACGGTGTTGGATACCATCTCCCGGGCCCCCGACACCTTGGATGACACAAGATCCTTGGTGTCCGCCAGCACCTATGGGATGGAGTCGGTGTTTCCACCAGCCCTTCGAAAGCCTGCGCCCTCTGCACCCCGCCTCCAGGGGGCGCCAGGGAGGGAGTCCACCTCCCCGCGAGGCTGAGACCAGGCAGGCGGGGGTCACACCCcagtcctgggccctggcttcctgctgcgTGGCCTGAGGCcagtccctgtgtccctgtgcctCTGCTCCGTGGCAGCAGGTGCTAGAGAGCCAAGTGTGGGGCCCTGGAGAATTAACACGTCGGGGGCTTGGTGGTTAGCACCCCgcagcccacatcagagagcctgggagcTGTGGCCCCGGAACTGACGCACCCCTGGGAGgcggtagctgggtccctgccacccacggggagacccagatggcgttctggcctgctctgggcatctggggagtggcatCAGACACGAGTGGTCTTGCTCTCTGccgtgtgaatgaatgaatgaatgaatgaattcccaggagtgaatgGGGAGGAGACTGATCTCAGACATGGCGCACTTTGGGGGCTGATTCTGGAAGTTCATGCTAAAACATCGGACACGGGCCAGGTGCCGTCCCGAGCCCCCCGGGGAAGGCCCTCGGTGCCCCCGTCCAGCAGGGGGAAAAGTGGGGCTGAGCATCTCAccctactgcctttttttttttttgacaggcagagtggacagtgagagagagagagagaaaggtcttccttccattggttcaccccccaaatggccaccacggccagcgtgctgcgccgatccgaagccaggagccaggtgcttctcctggtctcccatggggtgcagggcccaagcacctggaccatcctccactgcactccctggccatagcagagagctggcctggaagaggggcaaccgggacagaatccggcaccccgaccaggacgagaacccggggtgccggcgccgctaggtggaggatcagcctgcGCCACGGTGCCTGCTTCCGGTCCCGGCTGCCCCGCTTTCCTTcccgcctggaaaagcagcgacggagacccaaggacctgggcccctgccgcccacttggggagacctgggtcacgttcccggctcccagctctgtcctggcccagccccagccgtcgaggccatttggggagtgaaccagcgcatggcaaatgtctctgtccctctgccttccaaaaaaaatctttaaggggGAAAAGAAACTAAGCAGATGAACCAAGTGGCTGTCGGGACCCGTGAGCACAgtaaaaaaaaaccccacaggtggcagagacGTGGGTGCCGGCCCCAGCCCGGCTTCCCCGGGGGGAACGGAGGCACGGACGTGTTGGTGAGCAGGGCCGGCCGAAGCCCGGGCGGGCGCTCACGGCGGCACCTCGCAAACAGCTGGGATGGGGCACGACCCAAACGTCCACGGGCAGGTGGACAGAGGCGGCGCGCTCCGCTGCACGGCCGTGGAGATGAGAGTTGCGCAtgcgctggggtgggggggagcacgCAGCCCGCGGGGCCCGGGAGCGGGTGCTTCCTGCACACAGGGCTTCGGGGGCCACCACGGGTtcgggcggggaggggaggggccgttTCAGCCAGCGCCCGCCCCCTCACCTTCTCCGTGGGCTGCTGCAGGATCGGCAAACTCCCCTCCAGCCTGTCCAGTCCCCGGTGGGCGTACTCGCTGGCCGACGCAACTGTGGAGAGGGAGCGAGACGGACAGGTGCCGTGGCCTCCCCGGGCGCCGGCGGAAGGGTCTGGGGGCGCCCCGTGGGCGGGGAGGCCACCTACTCtgcggctccagcctggccaggaTGGGCTGGGCCCCGCTGGCGGCGGCCGCCGCGAGGGTCCTCACGCCCTTCTCGGCCGCGTCGCACACCGTCTTCACGCGCGGATGGCTCTCCTTGGTGGAGGCGTAGGCGCCGGTCACCATGTCGCAGGTGGAGCTGACGAGGGGCAGTCTGGCCACGCGGTCCACCACGCTGGGCTGGGGGGCGAGAAGCCACTCAGGggggctccagcccaggccctggggtgggacgtgggcatcctgcACCCCGCTATCTTGTTCCGGAACATTCTTGTCAC is part of the Oryctolagus cuniculus chromosome 16, mOryCun1.1, whole genome shotgun sequence genome and harbors:
- the PLIN3 gene encoding perilipin-3 isoform X2; translation: MSAHGTEADASAQGTAEEPVPQPSVVDRVARLPLVSSTCDMVTGAYASTKESHPRVKTVCDAAEKGVRTLAAAAASGAQPILARLEPQIASASEYAHRGLDRLEGSLPILQQPTEKVLADTKDLVSSKVSGAREMVSNTVASAKDSVATRVTEAVDATRDAVQSGVDRTRSVVASGVHSVMDSRVGQMVLSGVDTVLGKSEAWVDNHLPMTDAELARIATSLEGFDMASVQQQRQEQSYFVRLGSLSERLRQRAYEHSVAKLRGTRQRAQEALGQLAQALSLVETMKLGVDQRLAEGQERLRQLCVGFSERPLPGPEDAATPEVESRALSMFRGVTQQLQCACASLAASIQGLPSQVEEQVQLARRQVEDLQATFAAVHSFQDLSGSVLTQSRERVAKAREALDHMIEYVAHNSPVTWLVGPFAPGIVEKAPEEKA
- the PLIN3 gene encoding perilipin-3 isoform X1: MSAHGTEADASAQGTAEEPVPQPSVVDRVARLPLVSSTCDMVTGAYASTKESHPRVKTVCDAAEKGVRTLAAAAASGAQPILARLEPQIASASEYAHRGLDRLEGSLPILQQPTEKVLADTKDLVSSKVSGAREMVSNTVASAKDSVATRVTEAVDATRDAVQSGVDRTRSVVASGVHSVMDSRVGQMVLSGVDTVLGKSEAWVDNHLPMTDAELARIATSLEGFDMASVQQQRQEQSYFVRLGSLSERLRQRAYEHSVAKLRGTRQRAQEALGQLAQALSLVETMKLGVDQRLAEGQERLRQLCVGFSERPLPGPEDAATPEQVESRALSMFRGVTQQLQCACASLAASIQGLPSQVEEQVQLARRQVEDLQATFAAVHSFQDLSGSVLTQSRERVAKAREALDHMIEYVAHNSPVTWLVGPFAPGIVEKAPEEKA